One Triticum dicoccoides isolate Atlit2015 ecotype Zavitan chromosome 4B, WEW_v2.0, whole genome shotgun sequence genomic window carries:
- the LOC119292361 gene encoding uncharacterized protein LOC119292361, which translates to MKIGTSWDYLAEMHILRLSKGHTYQLKGASRCLHSGSIFFVFIGLIVKIIVAICIALPIIFIGPFMTLALPVVRLVQRDYGDAGGDAATKAKLDAAMIIFYVLVTFQSLSIFLWILVDGSEKQMLVSKQSGFGVWGPKIVLKYQLKTRAKYLKDGFLPDDWNLITFSVGLLESATWDGHLDGARVLDTLAMQGINIRRGLLSSSQAIQSLLDVIIVPTRTDDPEIRERAARIVADLARELRIAQFSDVLRCICCLLESCNKYSAPEVSHPSENFEQTLDKTAYKVSVETLENGHHQEDVHLSLAITEQTDHKQVVNLSSDKSPKRRSTRTKRNRNKYHYSYVPKGTKEMISQGLVILKRLTQDEENCIEIIRHQRLLNKIILPLNHQDFLRNGCDHTWVDMLSSSLTVLNRLISVGPAEDATRLRHDMSRNTVAIHNLLSILEVDRKGAFLELCGQAIESLAELATVDPFRKLAFDESASMKEMFAKRLMCIFLEDRIGNDVVAEEDQEKHKKVRRKAGEALARLLRIPSARGNTDALISAASANDVDLLPNRDMINLLTKVVNQILSKKGEKVADVATLAGSSNSIHVEIVAEIQPTNVADTNQPSSQEDDEQGEERKLLAAMLSLTAAICNKNVISGDDFTRAVPDDATLIKKLKAIVEMNENATTEGWRMLKLVCQVVIAMVQLKPSCISEFNGHGFKEALSKVLETMSDVDNCMLFGGDDREVPARSLAYLVKEAQELLAQEQGDIIFT; encoded by the exons ATGAAAATCGGTACGTCTTGGGATTATCTGGCAGAAATGCACATATTACGTTTGAGTAAGGGACACACATATCAGCTTAAGGGGGCAAGCCGATGCCTGCACTCGGGGAGTATATTTTTCGTGTTCATAGGGCTCATTGTGAAGATAATTGTTGCAATCTGTATAGCATTGCCCATCATATTCATCGGTCCATTTATGACCCTGGCGCTACCAGTGGTACGTCTCGTCCAACGGGATTACGGTGATGCTGGTGGAGATGCTGCAACCAAAGCAAAACTGGACGCTGCAATGATCATCTTCTATGTTCTTGTTACCTTTCAGAGTTTGTCTATCTTTCTCTGGATACTTGTTGATGGATCTGAAAAGCAGATGTTGGTGAGCAAACAATCTGGATTTGGGGTTTGGGGTCCTAAAATTGTACTGAAATACCAGTTAAAAACCAGAGCCAAGTATCTGAAGGATGGATTTTTGCCCGACGACTGGAACTTGATCACATTCAGTGTTGGACTGCTGGAGTCTGCAACCTGGGATGGCCATCTAGATGGAGCAAGGGTATTAGACACTTTAGCCATGCAAGGTATAAATATAAGACGAGGGCTACTATCTTCAAGCCAAGCCATTCAGAGTTTGCTCGACGTGATTATCGTCCCCACAAGAACAGACGACCCTGAGATTAGAGAGCGTGCCGCAAGGATTGTAGCAGATCTGGCCAGAGAGCTGCGTATAGCCCAGTTTTCGGATGTATTGAGATGCATATGCTGCTTACTTGAGAGCTGCAATAAATATAGTGCTCCAGAAGTTTCTCATCCGTCAGAGAATTTTGAGCAAACTCTTGATAAAACTGCCTACAAGGTGTCAGTAGAAACATTAGAGAATGGTCACCACCAAGAAGATGTCCACTTGTCATTGGCGATCACCGAGCAAACTGACCATAAACAAGTCGTCAATCTATCATCAGACAAGTCTCCCAAAAGAAGATCGACAAGGACCAAAAGGAATAGAAATAAGTACCACTACTCATATGTACCAAAAGGAACAAAAGAGATGATCTCTCAAGGACTGGTGATTCTTAAGAGGCTCACACAAGACGAAGAAAACTGCATAGAGATAATCAGACACCAAAGGCTCCTCAATAAGATCATATTACCATTGAACCACCAAGACTTCCTCAGAAATGGATGCGACCATACATGGGTTGACATGCTAAGCAGTTCCCTCACAGTGTTGAACAGGCTTATTAGTGTTGGACCTGCAGAGGACGCCACAAGGCTGCGCCATGATATGTCGCGCAACACAGTAGCTATCCACAATTTGTTGAGTATTTTGGAGGTTGACCGTAAAGGTGCCTTCTTGGAACTATGTGGACAAGCCATAGAGAGTCTTGCAGAGCTAGCAACTGTTGATCCTTTCAGAAAACTAGCTTTTGATGAATCTGCGAGCATGAAAGAAATGTTTGCCAAGAGGTTGATGTGCATCTTCCTTGAGGAtaggatcggaaatgatgtagtggCAGAAGAAGACCAAGAGAAACACAAGAAAGTGAGGAGAAAAGCAGGGGAAGCACTTGCCAGATTGCTTCGCATCCCAAGTGCAAGAGGTAACACTGATGCTTTGATTTCCGCAGCAAGTGCTAATGATGTTGATCTACTTCCCAATCGAGACATGATCAATCTGTTGACCAAG GTTGTTAATCAAATATTATCTAAGAAAGGAGAAAAGGTTGCAGATGTGGCGACGCTGGCTGGTTCAAGCAATAGTATTCATGTAGAAATAGTTGCAGAAATCCAGCCTACAAACGTTGCTGACACAAACCAGCCTTCCAGTCaggaagatgatgaacaaggcgaGGAAAGAAAATTGTTGGCGGCCATGTTATCCCTTACCGCGGCGATATGCAACAAAAATGTGATCAGTGGAGATGATTTTACTCGTGCCGTGCCTGACGATGCTACACTCATCAAGAAGCTCAAGGCGATAGTAGAAATGAACGAGAATGCAACGACTGAGGGCTGGAGAATGCTGAAGCTTGTGTGTCAGGTGGTTATAGCAATGGTTCAGCTCAAGCCCAGCTGCATCAGTGAGTTCAATGGGCATGGTTTCAAGGAAGCACTGTCCAAGGTTCTTGAGACCATGTCAGATGTTGATAACTGCATGCTCTTTGGTGGCGACGACCGCGAGGTGCCTGCCAGGTCCCTCGCTTATCTTGTGAAAGAGGCACAGGAGCTCTTGGCACAAGAGCAGGGTGACATAATCTTTACCTGA